A region from the Candidatus Electrothrix scaldis genome encodes:
- the ilvB gene encoding biosynthetic-type acetolactate synthase large subunit: MSKITGAQAFVKCLQEEGVDTIFGFPGGVIIDLYDELANSSIKNLLVRHEQGAVHAADGYARASGKTGVALLTSGPGATNGVTGIATAYMDSIPVVVFTGQVPRALIGNDAFQEVDIVGITRPCTKHNYLVNNPEDLVPTIREAFYLASSGRPGPVLVDLPKDIIGSLVDFPAKEEIRMRTYQPHVEAHPGQIAKACQAITEAERPVLYVGGGVILSNSSDELTELAESTQIPVTMTLMGLGAFPGTNPLSFGMLGMHGSYAANMMVAKSDLLIAVGARFDDRITGRLDKFAPDAKVIHIDIDPTSISKNVEVDIPIVADCKHALTAMNSWFKTQQECDLSALAEKYQPWRNQINEWNEKHPLAYIDEGEVIKPQYVIETINRLTGGDAIIATEVGQNQMWSAQFYKFNKPRHLLSSGGLGTMGFGLPAAIGAQMAFPDATVIDIAGDGSIQMNIQELATAKQYNTPVKVAILNNNYLGMVRQWQELFYDKRYAGTPMEVTPDFVELAKAYGAVGLRAKTKSEVEPVIKEALAIKDKVVIMDFAIKREECVFPMVPAGGATTEMLLV, translated from the coding sequence ATGAGCAAAATTACAGGTGCACAAGCCTTCGTAAAATGTCTGCAGGAAGAAGGGGTTGATACCATTTTCGGTTTTCCTGGCGGTGTAATCATAGACCTGTATGATGAACTGGCAAATTCTTCAATTAAGAATCTGCTGGTTCGCCACGAGCAGGGAGCTGTTCATGCAGCAGACGGTTATGCCAGAGCCAGCGGAAAGACCGGTGTCGCCCTGTTGACCTCCGGCCCCGGAGCCACCAACGGCGTGACCGGTATCGCCACCGCCTATATGGACTCCATACCTGTTGTTGTGTTTACCGGTCAGGTGCCCAGAGCATTGATCGGCAATGACGCCTTCCAGGAGGTGGACATTGTCGGAATTACCCGTCCCTGTACCAAGCATAATTATCTGGTCAATAATCCGGAAGATCTTGTTCCTACCATCCGTGAGGCCTTTTACCTGGCTTCTTCAGGACGTCCTGGCCCGGTTCTGGTTGATCTGCCCAAAGATATTATCGGCTCTCTGGTTGATTTTCCTGCAAAGGAAGAGATCCGTATGCGGACCTATCAACCGCATGTTGAGGCGCATCCCGGTCAGATTGCCAAGGCATGTCAGGCTATTACTGAGGCAGAACGTCCGGTTCTCTACGTGGGTGGTGGTGTTATTCTTTCCAACTCAAGTGACGAACTGACTGAGTTGGCTGAGTCGACTCAGATCCCGGTAACCATGACCCTGATGGGCTTAGGTGCCTTCCCAGGAACCAATCCTCTGTCGTTCGGTATGCTGGGTATGCATGGCTCCTATGCCGCCAATATGATGGTGGCAAAGAGCGACCTGCTGATCGCTGTGGGTGCCCGTTTTGATGACCGTATTACCGGTCGTCTGGATAAATTTGCCCCGGATGCCAAGGTTATTCATATTGATATTGACCCGACCTCCATTTCAAAGAACGTAGAGGTTGACATTCCCATTGTTGCGGATTGTAAGCATGCGCTCACCGCGATGAATTCCTGGTTTAAGACCCAGCAGGAATGCGATCTGTCTGCCTTGGCTGAGAAATACCAGCCGTGGCGGAATCAGATCAATGAGTGGAACGAGAAGCATCCTCTTGCCTATATTGATGAAGGCGAGGTTATTAAACCGCAGTACGTCATTGAGACCATTAATCGACTGACCGGTGGTGACGCGATTATCGCTACAGAGGTAGGACAAAATCAGATGTGGTCAGCCCAGTTCTACAAGTTCAATAAACCCCGCCATCTGCTCAGCTCCGGTGGTCTCGGCACAATGGGATTCGGTCTGCCGGCAGCTATCGGCGCCCAGATGGCCTTCCCGGATGCCACGGTTATTGACATTGCCGGTGACGGTTCTATTCAGATGAACATTCAGGAGCTGGCCACAGCGAAGCAGTACAATACCCCGGTTAAGGTTGCTATTCTGAATAATAACTACCTGGGCATGGTGCGCCAGTGGCAGGAATTGTTCTATGATAAGCGTTATGCCGGAACGCCGATGGAGGTCACCCCGGACTTTGTTGAGTTGGCAAAGGCCTACGGAGCGGTCGGCCTGCGTGCCAAGACCAAGAGTGAGGTTGAGCCGGTCATCAAAGAGGCTCTGGCCATCAAGGACAAGGTCGTTATTATGGATTTTGCCATTAAACGTGAAGAGTGTGTTTTCCCTATGGTCCCGGCTGGCGGTGCCACGACGGAAATGCTGCTCGTCTGA
- the ilvN gene encoding acetolactate synthase small subunit, translating to MKHTLSVLLQNKPGALSRVTGLFSGRGFNIESLCVAETFDPKVSCLTLVTRGNDAIVEQITKQLHKLIDVIKVSDISEGEYVEREMVLIRVKAEAHTRAEVLRVIDIFRGKVVDVSPTSYAVEITGPESKIKAVIDLLRPIGIKEVVRTGTIAMARAPKK from the coding sequence ATGAAACATACTCTTTCCGTTTTACTCCAGAATAAACCCGGCGCACTTTCCCGAGTTACAGGCCTTTTCAGCGGCCGGGGTTTTAATATTGAGAGCCTTTGTGTGGCAGAAACCTTTGATCCGAAGGTCTCCTGCCTGACCCTGGTAACCCGGGGGAACGATGCCATTGTTGAGCAGATAACCAAGCAGCTCCATAAACTGATTGATGTTATCAAGGTATCCGACATCAGCGAAGGCGAATATGTTGAGCGCGAAATGGTGCTCATCCGGGTGAAGGCTGAGGCGCATACCCGCGCTGAGGTTCTTCGAGTGATTGATATCTTCCGTGGTAAGGTTGTAGATGTCAGCCCAACCTCCTATGCTGTAGAGATTACCGGGCCGGAGTCCAAGATTAAGGCGGTTATTGATCTCCTCCGTCCCATTGGTATCAAAGAGGTCGTTCGGACCGGAACCATTGCTATGGCGCGGGCGCCGAAGAAATAA